AAGTAAAATCCAATGGGCGCAACCTCCATTATAAGGAGAGTTAACACAGAAAATGTTGAGCTCTTTAGCTTGTAGCTTATAGTTGCATCGGTCCACGAAAAACCTCGGCAATACGGTTGAAGGGATTCCATCCACAGGCAAACGACGAATGCTATCCCAATTAGCAGAAAATAGTCCAAAACGTGAAATACCTTACAGTAGTGCACAAACTTCGAACAGCACGTCCCGCTTTCGGTGGTCATTTTCGCACTTCTTGAAATGATTAATTACTCCAGTGAACTACAACTTGTATCAGACACgggggaaaagcaaaatgtAGAGAGCACTAAAGGAAGACAACAAACTCGGAAAGAAAATACCAGGCCAGAAAATAGGAGGTCTTTCACAACCACCAACCAGCAAACATCACACAACCATACGGTCTGCAAATGCATTATTATGAAACTCAGTGCGCTGCGCCACATTGGCACGGTAACAAGAGGCACacagcacaaaaaaagaccaTACCACACAACTGCCACCCACAATAACATCCACAAGCCGACAACACGGGGCTCAGCTTTAACGATACTGACAAGTGCACTCCAGTAAGTGTAGTGATATTTTTCAAGAAGCATAACATAAGCCTCACTTCTACACCACCGGTAACGCGTGCAAATAAGCCTGGCGGTGAAACTCCAACACCAGTACGAGCAAGCACAACAAACACCTGGTGGCACAATAAGGAATATCACAGGGAAGAAActagaagaaaggaggataGACGGTGTGTACACAAGGCACCGACATACTCGCCTCGCCTCTTGGAAAGCCACCACCCACAACGCACCACCAAAAAGGCATGCCGTGGCTACGGGCCTCCTCAGAAATAGAAGGTAACACTGAAGAAACAGCAATGGGGGAAATTACTGCAGGTACGTGTCAGTCAAGTACAGCACTCTCGCTGAAAGCGTTGGTATCAATCAGCACTAAGTTGTCACTCAGTCGCGCACTACAACTTCTGTCCTCATACACAGCCATGCAGCAGAACATCTCCGCCACATGTATCACCCCACAATGCATGCAAAGCACGGTGTGGGGCGGTTGTATGGGCATCGATACAGCAACAGTGAATAAAGATGCAGCGTAAACACACATAGCAGGAAGGAGTTAGGGACGGTAAATGCCGGTACAATCAACACCGCTGCTCAACATTTGTACACATTCAAGAGTCCTCATTGGGTGTGTCGGTCCGCCTGTCGTTAGACAGTTTCTCATCGTCGCAGCGGTGTCGTGCCCATAACATGTCACATTTCGCATAGTCCAATGATCCAAGAGtcaaaagagaagggaaaaaagagtaacgaggggaagaagggaggaatCAGATAGATTGGTAAACGCAAAGTTGGTTTCTCGCTCATGATGGGTCGTCAGTGCGCACTACAACTGCAGTCACATCACGCAGAGTAAACGCTATTGGAATATCTCCGCCTCCTGAAATCGCCCCACAACGATTTCTGCACATGTGAGGCGTTAGACAGAGACGGTAACCCGcaacagcagctgctgcaggAAGAATGCATGTCCTCGGCCAGTACGGAATATTTATCACATTGGTTTCTATGACGGCCCACTTGGCGTTAACCGATTCTCCATCTAACACCATCGCCCTGGTGAGAAGGTTTTCTGTCTATTTTTCTTGGGTGATGAGTGATGAGCGTATTTTGGTACTGCCTTAGGTTTGTACatatgaaaagaaataacgaggaaataaaaacaaagtttTGATTATCCTGCAGCATCAGTCTACTTCATTGCAGGCAGAAAACGCTCATTTACGTATGAACATATTCATATAATCCCCATCTTCAAGTACGCTTcccacgcacgcacacaaagTGGTAAGTGGGAATGTacgaaaagagaagaatggAAGAATAATACTTTAAATACCCAGTCGCACTTGCGGACACCCTCTAACGATCCCAGCGGGAACGGTTGAGGTGGCACATACAGGATAATTAGCATAATCaaatatggaaaaaaaaaaagaaaagtaaaagggaCAGAGCAcggtagaaacaaaaaaagaaagcaactcCGTacatcttctgtttttttttcactgccAAAGCAGGACCGCTCTGTGCCACACACtggcaaaacaaaagcggaaaatgtggaggggaaaaggacagGATGAAaggtaataaaaaaaagtaaattgaAGAAACGTGTCGCATGAGATAAAAAAGGAGATATAACGTCCCTCTTTTATAATCGGTGGCATTGCTGCTTTGGTCTTTTTTATGGCTGAGCTGATTCATACCGCCCCGAGTTTGCTCTTTGTGACATTGTGAAGAGGAGTTGCCAGTTAAGGTCCACACAACACCGTCACCTACGGTAGCAAGTAGAAACTGcaaacccacacacacctgGGGGTggggaatttaaaaaataataataataataataattgtaaAACGAAGTAAGGCATCTCTCGTATAGCCGCAGCCGCCATTACGAGCACAGGGAAGGTAGACATTTGCTCACGCTGCAGGCAGTAAGTtatcatataaataaatcaagaaaaaaattacgcAAGGGGGGATGCACTCATTCCCTTCCGGACACGGAACAGAGAATTGAAGAAACAGGTGTGTaagtaaaacacaaaaaataaggTACCACATAGCACGGTGGATTAACCAAAGgactaaaagaaagaagttgtgcacacacacacacacacacacacacacacacacacatatatatatatatatatatatatgagcaAATACCCCCGCGGAATGAATGATTACGCAAAAACCCCGGAAAGGGGAAGTAGTTGTACCCAAGATGTAAGCACTGcagctgtaaaaaaaaagtgttcgGTGCCCAACCACATGACCCCGCCCACAGCCGAGAAGCAACACTTGCAATAAAACGGCGGAAACAAGAGCGACACACAAACAGTTGGAAGTAACCGAAGTATAAATCCTTCCCTTGGGCTTTACGAACGCGTTTTGGtattgaaaaggaaattcgAGGAGATTTTAAATGCACACACTTGTGGAGGGTCAGCCGTTCAGAAGTGACGACGCTCATCCTCAGCTGGTGGCCTCTCTTCCATTACCCCACACGTTTCAATTTTACGTCCCCTCGACTACAACTGAGTGTGTTTTACACTTGCCTTGCTTATCCACACCGTCTTTCCTTCCGCTTTTCTACAGCAAGATCGCACGTTTTCGCCACGTTTTGCACTtatcaaaaaatatatatatatatatatattcgttttgtttttaccccCTTTAGCCccacgtttttttcttttgtttgctccGGCGCACGCACAGCCACATGCATGTTTCGCCATGCGTTGCTGTTCATCAACGTTTACAGTCGTATGACGATAATAAGGAAGAcgatgatagtaataatagtaataataacagtaaggaaataattaaaagagctaaaagaaaaagtaaagatcGGTAGATCAAAATGGTGACAAACACATCACCACACACGTATTTACGTACGTgcacgtacatatatatatatatatatatatatatatacgttttTGAAGACGTAAGGTACTGCAACCACATAGAGTATTTTAAATGTGTTGACCGCAAGCACTCCCAGATGCACATCACTGTGGTAATACCAGCGTGCCCACTTTCCTTCAGTGGAGATATCCCACAAGCTGCTTTCCATCTCATTCAGTCTGGTAGCAGCCCCTTCAGTCGCACTCACACCAACTTTGTCCAGAGCTTCCGCTGCTGTTTTATGAGCGTTGACGTGCAATACTTTGCCTTCACGTCGAAACCCGCCGCCAGCGAAACTTTCAATTGGTTTGCAACTGTTTCTacaatttgttttcttgcttcccttccctcgTCTGCCTCATCTTCCATCCCCGCCCCCCCCAGTTTTTGAACCGCTGGGACGCGCTACCCTACGCTATGTTGTACTTTGTGAGAAGCGACTCACTTGTCATCGTTTTGGGTCTCTCGATAGGTCGCCCCTGCAGTCTATCCCATACGATTCCTGTGAGGACCCCCAGCTGTCGCGAAAGACCGAATAGAACTGTGTAAAATAACTGTTCTTTCATCCCatagtgctgaagaagtacgCCGGATTGGGCATCAACGTTGGGGAACGGATTCCTCACCTTACCATGTTTCTTGAGGATTCCGGGCATGATCTCGTAGATGGCGTCAACGAGTATAAAAAGCTCATCATTAGGGAAGTTATTTTTACAGTACTCGCGGAAGCAGGTGTAACGGGGGTCTGTCATACCAAGAACAGCATGCCCATAACCTGGCACCACCCTTTTGGCGTTGAGCACATCCCAAGTGAGTTTTTCCAGCTCCGCGGCAAGCCGCTTGCGATCATGAAGGTCCACACCTGCAGCTTTGCATTTGTCGCGCATCTCAAATAAATATGTTAACACCTCTTGGTTTGCCAAACCGTGAAGTGGGCCAGCGAGGCCGGCGAGACCTGCAACAAGGGATAGATATGGGTCACTGAGTGCTGATGCAACCAAAACTGTGGCGTGAGCAGACACGTTGCCACCTTCATGGTCCGCATGGAGGCAAAGGTAAAGGCGCATGCAGTCCCAGAATGACTCATCTTTAAATCCCAGCATGTTTGTAAAGTTTGCTGCCCAATCGAGATTAGGGTCACTGGGGTTGGTCAGTTGCGCCTTACCAGTTGCGAGACGATTGTACACAATGGCCGCCACATGTGAAGAGCGAGCGATCAAGTCAAGGCTGTCATCCAGCGCATACTCCCAATagtttgttttgttcgcCTTCCCCTGGGAATACGCTGTGGCAAACTTCGAGTACGTTTGGAGGGCCATTAAACCAGCGCCAAACTGAGTCATGGGATGAGAGTTATCCGGCAATGAGGCGATTGTCTTCACGGCAGCACTGATTGCACGCTCGTCTGCACGGCGGTGCAATTCTTCGTGCATTTCTTTCACCTGCCGCTCATTTGGTATTGTGCCGGTCACAAGCAACCACAGCATTCCCTCCGGGAGCGGGGAGCTTCCGCTACGCCACGATTTGGGAAGTTTTTCGCAGCACTCCGAAATGGTGAGCCCCCGGAAGCGAATACCAACTTCCTTATCGAGATATGATGGTTCATAAACGAAACCGGTAACTCCGCGCATGCCACCGTACATGCTGGACACCGTGGACTCTGAAAGCTTATCCCCGCCATGTTTGGCTATCAGTTGCTTAATGCGAGGCGCATCACTCTGGTGTTTTTTCAGTATAGACAGTTTCAGTTCATCAAAGATAGGCGAGCCGCCGGCGGCAGCACAAAACAATGAGGGCGAAGATGAAAACCCTCGTAACATAGCTCCCCTCGCGATTCCAGATGAGTAACGAGCACGCATGCACATTGGAAATAAATCCTCCCGTTTAGTGATGGTGTTACCTTTCAAATGCAAATCTGACAAATTACAGAGGAACAACTGGcggtattttcctttttcttttttgctgttgctttttatATCCCTTTGTATGCCTTTAACTGCGAATTATGCTCAGAACGCGGCGAGCCACAGATTAAAATAAACAGAACGAAAAGGGTGCAACAGCTCTGTGGACAATGGAGTCCCCTCAGAGGGGTGGGGTTGGAGAGACCATgttaaatattaaaaaatgaGACGCAACGGGGAAGTCGTGTATTTGGAAACGGCGTATTGTGCCCACACACGATTTTCAAGTTTCCTGCCGCCGCAACCGCACGGCGAcgatgggggggggggtaatagaaaaagaaaagattgaTGAGTGGAGGGTAGTACGACAACATCGCACGCTAACACAAATCATGAGCAGTTGCGCTAAGCAGATGTTGGTGCTGCGCTAACGGGATGTGCACACAGCTTCGCCACAGGTTGTCGCACGCACCTCGGTAGCTCAATCCAGTGGTTTCTGCCTCTTCTACGGCGCAAGTCGCACAAAGCAGGTATGTCTGTGCAAGTCCCTTCATAGGAGTGACCGGCACCCTTGAGAGACATGTACATATTGTTCACAAAAACacggcaaaataaaaataaaacagacgTCACATTCCTCGTGTAAGTTGATCACGGGCCACCTCTGCCAAACATGCAAACATTTCCTCCGAACAAAGACCTGAGCCACAGAGCAGAAACCACCCCATACATTGCCGAGAACTACATGTCGCTCCAACAGACTCTAccgtacacacacatactgAGCACTTGTAACCTTCATTTGTGGGTTTGCAAGCGCAGAACGGCGTATCGCGTGTCAACAACATGGTTATCACTCAGCACTGGGCCCGACGGCACGTACATGAATCGCACTGATTCTTGTGTCAAACGCATGCACCGGCCTACGCCTGAACGCAAAAAGCTTAATTTTACATCTTTGATTCTTACGTGCGATGTGGTACCCTCAGGGAGAAGTTCTAACGGGCCCCGTGCTGTGAGCAGAAGAACCCCATGACAAAACGTAGTTGGTGAACCTTTCGGTGGTACTGACTGCAAAGTGTGCAACCGACCACTGAAGAGGGGTCCCCGCCCGCCTCCCTCCCATGGCGGATTTGTGGGCGGAGGTTTCGAAGCTTGCGATGTGGTCGACAACATCTCCTGTTGCTGATTTTTCAAGTTGAAGGACGGACTACTTCCCATTTCTACATTTGTCTTCCTTTCGCCGTGAAGTTCAGTAGAATCGAGCTTCCCCAAACTCTGCACAACCTCCACGTCCGAGATCCGGTATCCCTCGCCCGTGAGGCTGCTGGTGCCAGACGTTCCTTGGGCTGCCATAGATAAATGAAGTCCATCACGGAACTTTTGTGGCAGCTCCGCGACACGAAACTCACCTACCTCACTGGAAGACACCGTTGATATCCATTCTCCGCGTAGCTGCACTCCCATTGGGTACACTGAACgcagaaaggagggaaggtaCGACTGACAAATGTCTTGTATGATAGAAGATTGATCTGAGGGACTCATGAACAAAACGCCAACGGGAGCGCCCCAACGTGACTCACCACGCAGCAAAACGTTCATTGCTTTAACCCCTGTAGAGGTCTGCGGAAGCCGCAGTTCGCCTGTCTTCAATACTCCCTCCAGGGGAAAAACGATAGCACCTTCCGGAGGAAACTGTTCAAGTTGCAATGCGGCAACATCACTGTAGTTGCGGTGTTGCGCCGAGCCATTCAAGTCAACTGCCAGAACGAAATCACTGCCAACGAGAATCCAAACAGGTTGTAACTGTTCTTTGCTCAGTTGTGCCCCAGCCCTCCCTTCCGCGTGACGTATCACCCACTCCCTCATATCGAACTTGCGAGCATCTGCCTCAATCATACTATTCAAAAGATCAATGGCTTTATGAAACTGGTCTTTGTCAGCGGGTCTCCGCCGACAAATAAGCTTTTCAGAACCCTTGTCGTCCACTCCGCAGCTATCCGGAGGAGCTCTTGGACAAATTGCATTTAACCTATGATCAAGATGAACTATGTTACGTTTTTGCATTCTGCCGAGAAATTTCGGCTGCTGTCCACCATCTTCCGGCCTGGGTGGCCCACACATTTTTGGTTTTATATGTCCTGGTAACAACGGAATGAACTGGCACGGCAGTGGTGGGGATTCGCAgaccttttccccattattTGCCTTTCCGGGCATCAGGGTTCCTTTGGAGCGGAGAGGTCGAAGCGAGCCAACTAATGTCTTCGATGAATTAGCAAGCGAATTAGGCGTCGCCTTGCTGGAACCATCTTGCCCTTGCGGCGGTGCAGAGTTTGTGGGTAGTGGGATTTCTACACCCATAACGGCGTGTCACGCAGCCGCTTCACTAAATGAAGTGTGCTGAACCGTGTCCCAAGGCCCTTTCGCTAAGGGCTACCTTTGGATTCGAGCGAATTCTTCCACTCTTCAGGGGAAAGCTTCCAAGGAGAAACAGTGAAGCTATGAACGTACATGCCGAGGGCAGGAAAAGAACACAACATACTCACCCAATGGCTTGCAAGATCGAATAAATAACacacagaaggaaaaacattGCCAGACACATGCACAtataaaagaggaggaaaaggaaaacgggTGCCGGCCACCCGGCAACTGCGCACGACAGCAAAGGGTTTGCTCCGCTGTGTGAACTCCCTTTGTCCAACGGCACATGTTCATAGaaatacacacgcacaaagacacacaaggaaaaaaaaaagaaagaaacgttacacacacaacacatgATCCAATAGAGAACAAAACAACTCCCTAaatctttcctcctttcgcGTTCCCCAAACCCTCTCGCACTCACACGATGTCACATGTAACTTGTCGGGTAAAACAACCAAAGGACAAAAAGTGGCAAGCACGTTCCGTACCATCCCCACACCAGCCGAATCCTCTCCAGAGacagacacaaaaaaacgaataaagAAGGTGGAGAGGAGTACATATTGATGCTCGTGAAATCGCactaaacgaaaaaaatgcgTCACACATCCAAAAGGGGTAAAAACATCTATACATCAATCGCTTATTTACTCATACATCTCCACAGTCAACGGTCCACAGAACGACAACCCACCAAAACGAAGATAAGGATAAACGAACCAACAACCGaacagaaacaataataagtCGACACAGGTGCGCGAATCTAAAGGGGAAAGGTCAGATGGGGGTGTTGCTAGCGTAAGTATTGCCACATCTCGAAACGGATGGCGCAGCGGTGAGGTAGTTGCATGATGAAGATATGTACGCGGGGTTCAACATCAAACAAGTTGCGGTATTCGTTGCCAAATAATATAGGGGTTGGTTCACCTCAAAAAGCCTTTAGTCCTCCCTCATTATTCGCCATCTTCACATCCTCGTTACCTTCATCCGTAGGGCATCCCCCACACCTACGCCCATCCCAATCATGCATCTGTACGCCTTCCACTGTGGAACACATGCAGTTGCAAAATTAcaaatcaaaataaatacCCCCAATGAACTCGCGTACAGGGGGAACAGAAAAACACCGAACGATTCGCAAGGAAGCAGAGCACCCAGGTACACAACGACACCATCTCAGCCGGAAGAGTAAAAATGAAGGGGATGCAAGAGACAATTCCCCGCGCAGGGGCCAAAACCGAAGAAAAAGTTAATAGCACAACCCTCgcatcaccacacacacacaaaaaaaaagaattatgGTAAAACCGTGGTGAtcaaaagggagagagagttaccccttttttttatcagAGTGGTGCAGGGGtccctcattttttcttttttttttggagggggGGTTGTAGGATGCCACAGTTGATTGAAAGGAATTTcttaacaacaacaccaaagcCACCCATCTCCAGTATattcccaccaccaccaccacgaaagaaaacaagttAAAGGAATggcccctcttttctcccctttaaaaaagaggggagacGGCAAGCCGTCCTCCTCACTGTAAGTCTGAGATACTCAAAAATGAATCCTTGTACCCTTCCGTCTTCACCTTCACTCAAGCAATAACTTCTTCCGACTTTTTTGCAGTGGAGCGTTTCTCTTATAATCCCTTCACTCTTCGCaggccttttttttttaattccattccttttttatccCAGCGGTTACTTCACTCATTCGCTACAAaaattccccccccctaacTAAGCGGAGGTCTACACGCTCCCCCTCGGCACCTCCAAAGACGGGTTTTTCGTCCCTACGGTTagtttcactttcttttaccCATTttaccatcaccatcaccaccaccccctccttccttctctgtttCAGCGGGTTGCGTTCCGCACTTATTTAACGATCCGTGAGAGTTACATTCCCGAGACGGAAAAATattcacacaaacatatatatgcagACGCTTGTAAACGCACCTAAGTTAGAATgacaagaaaataaaagacaaaagacaaacaccacatacacacaccgaaaaaaaacgtgtGGAATATGATAGGCGTTTCCGACTTGGGACGTTCCTTTCACAATCATTCCCACAGTGACAGTCCACGATCTTCTGCactcaaaaagtaaaactttcttttaactccctccttccctcctttttttcttt
This region of Trypanosoma brucei gambiense DAL972 chromosome 10, complete sequence genomic DNA includes:
- a CDS encoding T. brucei spp.-specific protein encodes the protein MSVVTSERLTLHKCVHLKSPRISFSIPKRVRKAQGKDLYFGYFQLFVCRSCFRRFIASVASRLWAGSCGWAPNTFFLQLQCLHLGYNYFPFPGFLRNHSFRGGICSYIYIYIYMCVCVCVCVCVCAQLLSFSPLVNPPCYVVPYFLCFTYTPVSSILCSVSGRE
- a CDS encoding citrate synthase, putative; this translates as MCMRARYSSGIARGAMLRGFSSSPSLFCAAAGGSPIFDELKLSILKKHQSDAPRIKQLIAKHGGDKLSESTVSSMYGGMRGVTGFVYEPSYLDKEVGIRFRGLTISECCEKLPKSWRSGSSPLPEGMLWLLVTGTIPNERQVKEMHEELHRRADERAISAAVKTIASLPDNSHPMTQFGAGLMALQTYSKFATAYSQGKANKTNYWEYALDDSLDLIARSSHVAAIVYNRLATGKAQLTNPSDPNLDWAANFTNMLGFKDESFWDCMRLYLCLHADHEGGNVSAHATVLVASALSDPYLSLVAGLAGLAGPLHGLANQEVLTYLFEMRDKCKAAGVDLHDRKRLAAELEKLTWDVLNAKRVVPGYGHAVLGMTDPRYTCFREYCKNNFPNDELFILVDAIYEIMPGILKKHGKVRNPFPNVDAQSGVLLQHYGMKEQLFYTVLFGLSRQLGVLTGIVWDRLQGRPIERPKTMTSESLLTKYNIA